The following coding sequences lie in one Zonotrichia leucophrys gambelii isolate GWCS_2022_RI chromosome 4A, RI_Zleu_2.0, whole genome shotgun sequence genomic window:
- the NOX1 gene encoding NADPH oxidase 1 isoform X2 produces the protein MAFRGPFQPKLFYNSTAYGVPQRGAPASWLPHGAEPQGCPDTPSAAMVHTVTRATGATGTVAAWLGINIFLFTYYFLFFDRDERYFYTRAILGCCRRTLRKQLDHNLTFHKLVAYALALLTAVHTIAHLFNLERYNQSQQAADGSLPAVLSKMHLQGSEWLNPIHSNQTTVEYVAFTTIPGLTGVIITLALILMVTSSTEFIRRNYFELFWYTHHLFLVYFAGLVIHGIAGLVRGQTEQSMAEVPPYDCAEYLTQREHNCTHSCCKDPEFGSIPAESWKWVLAPIILYVFERLLRVWRAQQKVVVKKVVMHPARVLELQMQKKGFCMEVGQYIFVNCPAISALEWHPFTLTSAPEEDFFSIHIRAAGDWTERLINTFQLETPRIEVDGPFGTASEDVFQYEVAMLVGAGIGVTPFASILKSIWYKFQQGDQTLKTKKIYFYWLCRDTGAFAWFNDLLASLEQKMAESGKADFLTYRLFLTGWNTSIANNVALHFDTATDTVTGLRHKTIFGRPMWNTEFAAVAAAHPRSVVGVFLCGPQALAKSLQKSCHQHSSLDPRKVKFYFNKENF, from the exons ATGGCCTttagaggtcccttccaacccaaactgttctacAATTCTACGGCTTATGGGGTGCCCCAACGAGGTGCCCCTGCCAGCTGGCTGCCACATggtgcagagccccaggggtgCCCCGACACCCCCAGTGCTGCTATGGTGCATACGGTGACCAGGGCTACGGGTGCCACTGGGACTGTT gcagcctggctgggcatcAACATCTTCCTCTTCACCTACTACTTTCTGTTCTTTGACCGGGACGAGCGGTATTTCTACACCAGGGCCATCCTTGGG tgctgcaggcgGACCTTGCGGAAGCAGCTGGACCACAACCTCACCTTCCACAAGCTGGTGGCCTACGCACTGGCCCTGCTCACAG CTGTGCACACCATCGCCCACCTCTTCAACCTGGAGCGCTACAACCAGAGCCAGCAAGCCGCCGACGGCAGCCTCCCCGCTGTGCTGTCCAAGATGCACCTGCAGGGCAGCGAGTGGCTGAACCCAATCCACTCCAACCAGACC acCGTCGAGTACGTGGCTTTCACCACCATCCCGGGGCTCACGGGGGTGATCATCACGCTGGCACTCATCCTCATGGTCACGTCCTCCACCGAGTTCATCCGCAGGAACTACTTTGAGCTCTTCTGGTACACACACCACCTGTTCCTCGTCTACTTCGCTGGCCTCGTCATCCACGGCATCGC CGGGCTGGTGCGTGGGCAGACGGAGCAGAGCATGGCAGAGGTGCCCCCCTACGACTGCGCCGAGTACCTCACACAGCGGGAGCACAactgcacccacagctgctgcaaagACCCCGAGTTTGGGAGCATCCCTGCCGAG TCCTGGAAGTGGGTTCTGGCCCCCATCATCCTCTATGTCTTTGAGCGGCTCCTGCGGGTCTGGCGTGCGCAGCAGAAGGTGGTTGTCAAAaag GTGGTCATGCACCCTGCCCgcgtgctggagctgcagatgcAGAAGAAGGGATTCTGCATGGAGGTGGGGCAGTACATCTTTGTCAACTGCCCCGCCATCTCTGCACTGGAGTGGCACCCCTTCACCCTCACCTCTGCACCTGAGGAGGACTTCTTCTCCATCCACATCCGGGCAGCCGGCGACTGGACAGAGCGTCTCATCAACACCTTCCAGCTGGAAACACCCAG GATCGAGGTGGACGGTCCCTTTGGCACAGCCAGTGAAGATGTGTTCCAGTACGAGGTGGCCATGCTGGTCGGAGCGGGCATTGGTGTCACCCCCTTTGCCTCCATCCTCAAGTCCATCTGGTACAAGTTCCAGCAGGGTGACCAGACCCTCAAGACCAAGAAG ATCTATTTCTACTGGCTGTGCCGGGACACGGGAGCCTTTGCCTGGTTCAACGACCTGCTTGCCTCCCTGGAGCAGAAGATGGCTGAGTCGGGCAAGGCTGACTTCCTCACCTACCGCCTCTTCCTCACTGGCTGGAACACCAGCATT gccaACAACGTGGCACTGCACTTTGACACCGCTACGGACACAGTGACGGGCCTCAGGCACAAAACCATCTTCGGGCGGCCCATGTGGAACACGGAGtttgcagcagtggctgcagcccaCCCCAG GTCAGTGGTTGGTGTGTTCCTCTGTGGGCCACAGGCCCTGGCAAAGAGCCTGCAGAAGTCTTGTCACCAACACTCCAGCCTGGACCCCAGGAAGGTCAAATTCTACTTCAACAAGGAAAACTTTTAA
- the NOX1 gene encoding NADPH oxidase 1 isoform X1 — MAFRGPFQPKLFYNSTAYGVPQRGAPASWLPHGAEPQGCPDTPSAAMVHTVTRATGATGTVAAWLGINIFLFTYYFLFFDRDERYFYTRAILGSALAWARASAKCLNFNSMLILLPVCRNLLSFLRGTCSCCRRTLRKQLDHNLTFHKLVAYALALLTAVHTIAHLFNLERYNQSQQAADGSLPAVLSKMHLQGSEWLNPIHSNQTTVEYVAFTTIPGLTGVIITLALILMVTSSTEFIRRNYFELFWYTHHLFLVYFAGLVIHGIAGLVRGQTEQSMAEVPPYDCAEYLTQREHNCTHSCCKDPEFGSIPAESWKWVLAPIILYVFERLLRVWRAQQKVVVKKVVMHPARVLELQMQKKGFCMEVGQYIFVNCPAISALEWHPFTLTSAPEEDFFSIHIRAAGDWTERLINTFQLETPRIEVDGPFGTASEDVFQYEVAMLVGAGIGVTPFASILKSIWYKFQQGDQTLKTKKIYFYWLCRDTGAFAWFNDLLASLEQKMAESGKADFLTYRLFLTGWNTSIANNVALHFDTATDTVTGLRHKTIFGRPMWNTEFAAVAAAHPRSVVGVFLCGPQALAKSLQKSCHQHSSLDPRKVKFYFNKENF; from the exons ATGGCCTttagaggtcccttccaacccaaactgttctacAATTCTACGGCTTATGGGGTGCCCCAACGAGGTGCCCCTGCCAGCTGGCTGCCACATggtgcagagccccaggggtgCCCCGACACCCCCAGTGCTGCTATGGTGCATACGGTGACCAGGGCTACGGGTGCCACTGGGACTGTT gcagcctggctgggcatcAACATCTTCCTCTTCACCTACTACTTTCTGTTCTTTGACCGGGACGAGCGGTATTTCTACACCAGGGCCATCCTTGGG tCTGCCTTGGCATGGGCTCGAGCATCAGCCAAGTGCCTCAACTTCAACAGCATGCTGATCCTGCTGCCCGTCTGCCGCaacctgctctccttcctccgTGGGACCTGCTCA tgctgcaggcgGACCTTGCGGAAGCAGCTGGACCACAACCTCACCTTCCACAAGCTGGTGGCCTACGCACTGGCCCTGCTCACAG CTGTGCACACCATCGCCCACCTCTTCAACCTGGAGCGCTACAACCAGAGCCAGCAAGCCGCCGACGGCAGCCTCCCCGCTGTGCTGTCCAAGATGCACCTGCAGGGCAGCGAGTGGCTGAACCCAATCCACTCCAACCAGACC acCGTCGAGTACGTGGCTTTCACCACCATCCCGGGGCTCACGGGGGTGATCATCACGCTGGCACTCATCCTCATGGTCACGTCCTCCACCGAGTTCATCCGCAGGAACTACTTTGAGCTCTTCTGGTACACACACCACCTGTTCCTCGTCTACTTCGCTGGCCTCGTCATCCACGGCATCGC CGGGCTGGTGCGTGGGCAGACGGAGCAGAGCATGGCAGAGGTGCCCCCCTACGACTGCGCCGAGTACCTCACACAGCGGGAGCACAactgcacccacagctgctgcaaagACCCCGAGTTTGGGAGCATCCCTGCCGAG TCCTGGAAGTGGGTTCTGGCCCCCATCATCCTCTATGTCTTTGAGCGGCTCCTGCGGGTCTGGCGTGCGCAGCAGAAGGTGGTTGTCAAAaag GTGGTCATGCACCCTGCCCgcgtgctggagctgcagatgcAGAAGAAGGGATTCTGCATGGAGGTGGGGCAGTACATCTTTGTCAACTGCCCCGCCATCTCTGCACTGGAGTGGCACCCCTTCACCCTCACCTCTGCACCTGAGGAGGACTTCTTCTCCATCCACATCCGGGCAGCCGGCGACTGGACAGAGCGTCTCATCAACACCTTCCAGCTGGAAACACCCAG GATCGAGGTGGACGGTCCCTTTGGCACAGCCAGTGAAGATGTGTTCCAGTACGAGGTGGCCATGCTGGTCGGAGCGGGCATTGGTGTCACCCCCTTTGCCTCCATCCTCAAGTCCATCTGGTACAAGTTCCAGCAGGGTGACCAGACCCTCAAGACCAAGAAG ATCTATTTCTACTGGCTGTGCCGGGACACGGGAGCCTTTGCCTGGTTCAACGACCTGCTTGCCTCCCTGGAGCAGAAGATGGCTGAGTCGGGCAAGGCTGACTTCCTCACCTACCGCCTCTTCCTCACTGGCTGGAACACCAGCATT gccaACAACGTGGCACTGCACTTTGACACCGCTACGGACACAGTGACGGGCCTCAGGCACAAAACCATCTTCGGGCGGCCCATGTGGAACACGGAGtttgcagcagtggctgcagcccaCCCCAG GTCAGTGGTTGGTGTGTTCCTCTGTGGGCCACAGGCCCTGGCAAAGAGCCTGCAGAAGTCTTGTCACCAACACTCCAGCCTGGACCCCAGGAAGGTCAAATTCTACTTCAACAAGGAAAACTTTTAA
- the NOX1 gene encoding NADPH oxidase 1 isoform X3 → MGNWLVNHWFSAAVLAAWLGINIFLFTYYFLFFDRDERYFYTRAILGSALAWARASAKCLNFNSMLILLPVCRNLLSFLRGTCSCCRRTLRKQLDHNLTFHKLVAYALALLTAVHTIAHLFNLERYNQSQQAADGSLPAVLSKMHLQGSEWLNPIHSNQTTVEYVAFTTIPGLTGVIITLALILMVTSSTEFIRRNYFELFWYTHHLFLVYFAGLVIHGIAGLVRGQTEQSMAEVPPYDCAEYLTQREHNCTHSCCKDPEFGSIPAESWKWVLAPIILYVFERLLRVWRAQQKVVVKKVVMHPARVLELQMQKKGFCMEVGQYIFVNCPAISALEWHPFTLTSAPEEDFFSIHIRAAGDWTERLINTFQLETPRIEVDGPFGTASEDVFQYEVAMLVGAGIGVTPFASILKSIWYKFQQGDQTLKTKKIYFYWLCRDTGAFAWFNDLLASLEQKMAESGKADFLTYRLFLTGWNTSIANNVALHFDTATDTVTGLRHKTIFGRPMWNTEFAAVAAAHPRSVVGVFLCGPQALAKSLQKSCHQHSSLDPRKVKFYFNKENF, encoded by the exons ATGGGCAACTGGCTGGTCAACCACTGGTTCTCAGCTGCTGTCCTC gcagcctggctgggcatcAACATCTTCCTCTTCACCTACTACTTTCTGTTCTTTGACCGGGACGAGCGGTATTTCTACACCAGGGCCATCCTTGGG tCTGCCTTGGCATGGGCTCGAGCATCAGCCAAGTGCCTCAACTTCAACAGCATGCTGATCCTGCTGCCCGTCTGCCGCaacctgctctccttcctccgTGGGACCTGCTCA tgctgcaggcgGACCTTGCGGAAGCAGCTGGACCACAACCTCACCTTCCACAAGCTGGTGGCCTACGCACTGGCCCTGCTCACAG CTGTGCACACCATCGCCCACCTCTTCAACCTGGAGCGCTACAACCAGAGCCAGCAAGCCGCCGACGGCAGCCTCCCCGCTGTGCTGTCCAAGATGCACCTGCAGGGCAGCGAGTGGCTGAACCCAATCCACTCCAACCAGACC acCGTCGAGTACGTGGCTTTCACCACCATCCCGGGGCTCACGGGGGTGATCATCACGCTGGCACTCATCCTCATGGTCACGTCCTCCACCGAGTTCATCCGCAGGAACTACTTTGAGCTCTTCTGGTACACACACCACCTGTTCCTCGTCTACTTCGCTGGCCTCGTCATCCACGGCATCGC CGGGCTGGTGCGTGGGCAGACGGAGCAGAGCATGGCAGAGGTGCCCCCCTACGACTGCGCCGAGTACCTCACACAGCGGGAGCACAactgcacccacagctgctgcaaagACCCCGAGTTTGGGAGCATCCCTGCCGAG TCCTGGAAGTGGGTTCTGGCCCCCATCATCCTCTATGTCTTTGAGCGGCTCCTGCGGGTCTGGCGTGCGCAGCAGAAGGTGGTTGTCAAAaag GTGGTCATGCACCCTGCCCgcgtgctggagctgcagatgcAGAAGAAGGGATTCTGCATGGAGGTGGGGCAGTACATCTTTGTCAACTGCCCCGCCATCTCTGCACTGGAGTGGCACCCCTTCACCCTCACCTCTGCACCTGAGGAGGACTTCTTCTCCATCCACATCCGGGCAGCCGGCGACTGGACAGAGCGTCTCATCAACACCTTCCAGCTGGAAACACCCAG GATCGAGGTGGACGGTCCCTTTGGCACAGCCAGTGAAGATGTGTTCCAGTACGAGGTGGCCATGCTGGTCGGAGCGGGCATTGGTGTCACCCCCTTTGCCTCCATCCTCAAGTCCATCTGGTACAAGTTCCAGCAGGGTGACCAGACCCTCAAGACCAAGAAG ATCTATTTCTACTGGCTGTGCCGGGACACGGGAGCCTTTGCCTGGTTCAACGACCTGCTTGCCTCCCTGGAGCAGAAGATGGCTGAGTCGGGCAAGGCTGACTTCCTCACCTACCGCCTCTTCCTCACTGGCTGGAACACCAGCATT gccaACAACGTGGCACTGCACTTTGACACCGCTACGGACACAGTGACGGGCCTCAGGCACAAAACCATCTTCGGGCGGCCCATGTGGAACACGGAGtttgcagcagtggctgcagcccaCCCCAG GTCAGTGGTTGGTGTGTTCCTCTGTGGGCCACAGGCCCTGGCAAAGAGCCTGCAGAAGTCTTGTCACCAACACTCCAGCCTGGACCCCAGGAAGGTCAAATTCTACTTCAACAAGGAAAACTTTTAA